A stretch of Carya illinoinensis cultivar Pawnee chromosome 14, C.illinoinensisPawnee_v1, whole genome shotgun sequence DNA encodes these proteins:
- the LOC122295207 gene encoding uncharacterized protein LOC122295207 isoform X1 has protein sequence MTEHWDDKELCKLSKLYNDKELCKLSKLYNAVRGGNLDETKAILGSLPHDAVNWEIPDKGETALHTAVRYGHEHIVEALVMQMSNQSLAMYNSDGFTALTMAVLFGKRQMVECMLRKYSDLISIRHSIGKNLPVVMAIDFRQIEMARHLYYLTPETDLIPKDNDQEIQKCNGATLLTHAIYSGTLDITLDLIRRYPRLVLALDKCDESPVLALASTRHSVPGAIQLGFWKQCIYSCMRIPSMPPLTSNETRLDVSNGEQYQSNQEDQNIISVMSRSCAVGVLNFFGITQLYEMKKIHEQYNELLYQMCKVISESKTQQLIDGLVYSAICRATTNGIFEFVSRMLETDLRFIWVRDKDERNIFMLAVLHRHEKIFSILYSQHTMTNYYSLTCLLDVDGNNILHMVGKMEHPARVTQISGAALQMQRELQWFKEVERIVHPRDKESINNDGFTPQQLFTKNHKNMMKEGEKWMKDTSKSCMVVGALIVTIMFQVAFTIPCGNNQDTGLCRVFMISDTLSLFSSSTSVLMFLGILTSRYTEDDFLKYLPRQMIIGLSTLFCSIATMMITFASALLIILQEQSRMPIPLICLGGVPVILFLWIRFPILKDMIISTYGPSIFDRKMKLKL, from the exons atgacAGAACATTGGGATGACAAAGAGTTATGTAAGTTGTCAAAATTGTACAATGATAAAGAGTTATGTAAGTTGTCAAAATTGTACAATGCTGTGCGAGGCGGAAATTTGGATGAGACAAAAGCGATTCTTGGTAGTCTCCCCCACGATGCAGTGAATTGGGAAATTCCAGATAAAGGCGAAACAGCTCTTCACACTGCTGTTAGATATGGACATGAGCATATAGTGGAGGCGTTGGTGATGCAAATGTCGAATCAGAGCTTGGCCATGTATAATAGTGATGGTTTCACAGCTCTAACCATGGCAGTCTTGTTTGGGAAAAGGCAAATGGTGGAGTGCATGCTTCGAAAGTACTCTGACTTGATCAGCATTAGACATTCCATAGGAAAAAATCTTCCGGTCGTTATGGCTATTGACTTCCGGCAAATAGAAATGGCACGCCATTTGTATTATCTTACTCCAGAGACAGATTTAATTCCAAAGGATAATGATCAGGAGATTCAGAAGTGCAATGGTGCTACGCTTCTTACACATGCCATCTATTCTGGAACTTTGG ATATTACTTTAGATTTAATCCGACGCTACCCACGTTTGGTGCTGGCTCTTGACAAGTGTGACGAGTCTCCTGTCTTGGCATTGGCCTCTACGCGTCATTCCGTCCCAGGTGCAATTCAGCTCGGGTTTTGGAAGCAATGCATCTACTCCT GTATGCGCATTCCATCCATGCCACCTCTAACTAGTAATGAGACTCGTTTGGACGTTTCAAATGGAGAACAATACCAAAGCAATCAAGAAGATCAAAATATCATATCAG TAATGTCAAGAAGTTGTGCTGTAGGAGTCCTCAACTTCTTTG GAATCACGCAGTTGTACGAAATGAAGAAGATCCATGAGCAATACAATGAACTTCTTTATCAAATGTGTAAAGTGATATCAGAATCAAAAACTCAGCAACTTATAGATGGTCTGGTTTATTCTGCCATTTGCCGGGCTACCACGAACGGGATTTTCGAGTTTGTTTCTAGGATGCTTGAAACGGACCTACGATTTATATGGGTCCGTGATAAAGATGAAAGAAACATATTTATGCTTGCTGTCTTGCACCGTCATGAAAAAATCTTTAGCATTCTATACTCCCAACATACGATGACGAACTACTACTCCTTGACATGTTTATTAGATGTCGATGGaaataacatattacatatggTAGGGAAGATGGAACATCCCGCTAGGGTTACTCAAATCTCAGGGGCAGCTTTACAAATGCAAAGAGAGTTACAATGGTTCaag GAGGTAGAGAGAATTGTCCATCCCAGGGATAAGGAAAGTATCAACAATGATGGTTTCACTCCCCAACAATTGTTTACGAAGAACCACAAGAACATGATGAAGGAGGGAGAGAAATGGATGAAGGACACATCAAAGTCTTGTATGGTGGTGGGTGCTCTCATTGTTACCATTATGTTTCAAGTGGCCTTTACCATTCCATGCGGTAACAACCAAGATACGGGCCTGTGTAGGGTCTTTATGATATCTGATACCTTGTCCTTATTTTCATCCTCAACTTCCGTCTTGATGTTTTTGGGAATCCTTACCTCACGTTATACAGaagatgattttctcaagtatttgCCGAGACAGATGATAATAGGCCTTTCCACCCTCTTTTGCTCTATTGCGACCATGATGATAACCTTTGCCAGTGCTCTTTTAATCATCCTACAAGAGCAATCAAGAATGCCAATTCCTCTCATTTGTTTGGGTGGTGTTCCAGTCATTCTATTCTTATGGATTCGGTTCCCCATCCTTAAAGATATGATCATTTCAACCTATGGGCCAAGCATATTCGACAGgaaaatgaaactgaaattataA
- the LOC122295207 gene encoding uncharacterized protein LOC122295207 isoform X2 codes for MTEHWDDKELCKLSKLYNDKELCKLSKLYNAVRGGNLDETKAILGSLPHDAVNWEIPDKGETALHTAVRYGHEHIVEALVMQMSNQSLAMYNSDGFTALTMAVLFGKRQMVECMLRKYSDLISIRHSIGKNLPVVMAIDFRQIEMARHLYYLTPETDLIPKDNDQEIQKCNGATLLTHAIYSGTLDLIRRYPRLVLALDKCDESPVLALASTRHSVPGAIQLGFWKQCIYSCMRIPSMPPLTSNETRLDVSNGEQYQSNQEDQNIISVMSRSCAVGVLNFFGITQLYEMKKIHEQYNELLYQMCKVISESKTQQLIDGLVYSAICRATTNGIFEFVSRMLETDLRFIWVRDKDERNIFMLAVLHRHEKIFSILYSQHTMTNYYSLTCLLDVDGNNILHMVGKMEHPARVTQISGAALQMQRELQWFKEVERIVHPRDKESINNDGFTPQQLFTKNHKNMMKEGEKWMKDTSKSCMVVGALIVTIMFQVAFTIPCGNNQDTGLCRVFMISDTLSLFSSSTSVLMFLGILTSRYTEDDFLKYLPRQMIIGLSTLFCSIATMMITFASALLIILQEQSRMPIPLICLGGVPVILFLWIRFPILKDMIISTYGPSIFDRKMKLKL; via the exons atgacAGAACATTGGGATGACAAAGAGTTATGTAAGTTGTCAAAATTGTACAATGATAAAGAGTTATGTAAGTTGTCAAAATTGTACAATGCTGTGCGAGGCGGAAATTTGGATGAGACAAAAGCGATTCTTGGTAGTCTCCCCCACGATGCAGTGAATTGGGAAATTCCAGATAAAGGCGAAACAGCTCTTCACACTGCTGTTAGATATGGACATGAGCATATAGTGGAGGCGTTGGTGATGCAAATGTCGAATCAGAGCTTGGCCATGTATAATAGTGATGGTTTCACAGCTCTAACCATGGCAGTCTTGTTTGGGAAAAGGCAAATGGTGGAGTGCATGCTTCGAAAGTACTCTGACTTGATCAGCATTAGACATTCCATAGGAAAAAATCTTCCGGTCGTTATGGCTATTGACTTCCGGCAAATAGAAATGGCACGCCATTTGTATTATCTTACTCCAGAGACAGATTTAATTCCAAAGGATAATGATCAGGAGATTCAGAAGTGCAATGGTGCTACGCTTCTTACACATGCCATCTATTCTGGAACTTTGG ATTTAATCCGACGCTACCCACGTTTGGTGCTGGCTCTTGACAAGTGTGACGAGTCTCCTGTCTTGGCATTGGCCTCTACGCGTCATTCCGTCCCAGGTGCAATTCAGCTCGGGTTTTGGAAGCAATGCATCTACTCCT GTATGCGCATTCCATCCATGCCACCTCTAACTAGTAATGAGACTCGTTTGGACGTTTCAAATGGAGAACAATACCAAAGCAATCAAGAAGATCAAAATATCATATCAG TAATGTCAAGAAGTTGTGCTGTAGGAGTCCTCAACTTCTTTG GAATCACGCAGTTGTACGAAATGAAGAAGATCCATGAGCAATACAATGAACTTCTTTATCAAATGTGTAAAGTGATATCAGAATCAAAAACTCAGCAACTTATAGATGGTCTGGTTTATTCTGCCATTTGCCGGGCTACCACGAACGGGATTTTCGAGTTTGTTTCTAGGATGCTTGAAACGGACCTACGATTTATATGGGTCCGTGATAAAGATGAAAGAAACATATTTATGCTTGCTGTCTTGCACCGTCATGAAAAAATCTTTAGCATTCTATACTCCCAACATACGATGACGAACTACTACTCCTTGACATGTTTATTAGATGTCGATGGaaataacatattacatatggTAGGGAAGATGGAACATCCCGCTAGGGTTACTCAAATCTCAGGGGCAGCTTTACAAATGCAAAGAGAGTTACAATGGTTCaag GAGGTAGAGAGAATTGTCCATCCCAGGGATAAGGAAAGTATCAACAATGATGGTTTCACTCCCCAACAATTGTTTACGAAGAACCACAAGAACATGATGAAGGAGGGAGAGAAATGGATGAAGGACACATCAAAGTCTTGTATGGTGGTGGGTGCTCTCATTGTTACCATTATGTTTCAAGTGGCCTTTACCATTCCATGCGGTAACAACCAAGATACGGGCCTGTGTAGGGTCTTTATGATATCTGATACCTTGTCCTTATTTTCATCCTCAACTTCCGTCTTGATGTTTTTGGGAATCCTTACCTCACGTTATACAGaagatgattttctcaagtatttgCCGAGACAGATGATAATAGGCCTTTCCACCCTCTTTTGCTCTATTGCGACCATGATGATAACCTTTGCCAGTGCTCTTTTAATCATCCTACAAGAGCAATCAAGAATGCCAATTCCTCTCATTTGTTTGGGTGGTGTTCCAGTCATTCTATTCTTATGGATTCGGTTCCCCATCCTTAAAGATATGATCATTTCAACCTATGGGCCAAGCATATTCGACAGgaaaatgaaactgaaattataA